One Nicotiana tomentosiformis chromosome 4, ASM39032v3, whole genome shotgun sequence genomic window carries:
- the LOC138910033 gene encoding uncharacterized protein, translating into MSFPEDWNFDRLTKDAILRPSSVEEETKSPVLKSGEDKKRKTALQSKDPNPKPRRVRRKVITLTMDSVQKLREEEEEEEEEEEETTSVLTVRPRKAAKVNKPSEPTTAAKIKPHIKEAYKNTLGEDPELPEVETVSRPSATLPNGADFETPKIDQSVPSDLLGIMTAGHLPSLPTISKEALREARELKTPDIGGGSSVEDPFRDRFTGVDDASDIGDASIILEEAQRLLSRAFAKFRANLSQYETELQRVSKERSALKLLYGQKDETIKDLQADLAKAHDEEAELDKQVSILLTKYGLDPPVEANTSLSQLQQKVEKIELLRVEVDQVKADCDKWKENMDRQAAEKETASAKLSSAEIQLRGVKEKSSAQAKRIEELETRITKAKAEIEKAKVMADKSIAMYRADAEAAQMQVREASDREQWIIDSAKCQSRRETLEEIHTRGFDLSEEIAEPRCLRMKPGSLPPLTTKTMMKKAVEVDSMRGLKEKLLLKKR; encoded by the exons atgtcgttccctgaggaTTGGAACTTCGATC GCCTgaccaaggatgccattttgaggccttcaagTGTTGAGGAAGAAACTAAGTCCCCGGTTCTGAAGTCGGGGGAAGACAAGAAGAGGAAAACTGCCTTGCAGTCCAAGGACCCCAATCCCAaacctcgaagggtgaggaggaaagtaatcactctcacgatggactcggtccaaaaactgagagaagaagaagaagaagaagaagaagaagaagaagaaactacCTCGGTACTGACGGTCCGACCTAGGAAAGCCGCCAAGGTTAACAAACCTTCTGAGCCGACGACGGCTGCTAAAATCAAGCCTCATATCAAAGAGGCTTACAAAAACACATTAGGTGAGGATCCCGAATTACCAGAGGTCGAGACCGTTTCTCGGCCATCTGCAACTTTACCGAACGGGGCCGATTTTGAGACCCCGAAGATCGATCAGAGCGTCCCGAGCGACTTGCTCGGGATAATGACAGCAGGTCACTTGCCTTCTCTCCCGACCATTTCTAAGGAGGCACTaagggaagctcgagagttgaagactcctgatataggcggaggctctagtgtagaggatccctttcgggatcgctttactggagtcgatgatgcctctgatATCGGTGATGCTTCTATTAttttagaagaggcccaacgtctcttatctcgg GCCTTCGCCAAGTTTCGAGCTAACCTTAGCCAGTATGAAACCGAGCTCCAAAGGGTCTCGAAAGAGAGGAGTGCTTTAAAGCTTCTTTACGGCCAAAAAGATGAAACTATAAAGGaccttcaagcggatttggccaaggctcatgatgaagaggccgagctagataagcaggtgagcatcCTTTTGACAAAGTACGGACTCGACCCACCTGTGGAGGCTAATACTTCATTATCTCAGCTGcaacaaaaggttgaaaagattgaGTTGCTTCGGGTAGAAGTCGATCAAGTAAAGGCCGATTGTGATAAgtggaaggagaatatggaccGTCAGGCTGCGGAAAAAGAAACCGCCTCAGCCAAACTGTCATCGGCTGAGATACAACTTCGGGGCGTCAAAGAGAAAAGTTCGGCccaagctaagaggatcgaggagcttgaaactaGGATTACTAAGGCCAAGGCAGAGATCGAGAAGGCaaaagtcatggcggacaagtccattgccatgtaccgggccgatgctgaggctgctcaaatgCAGGTAAGGGAGGCTTCTGACCGAGAGCAATGGATCATTGACTCGGCAAAGTGTCAAtcccggagggaaaccctcgaggaaatccatacTCGAGGATTTGACCTCTCCGAGGAGATAGCCGAGCCAAGGTGCTTGAGGATGAAGCCAGGCAGCTTGCCTCCTTTGACGACgaagacgatgatgaagaaggcagTCGAGG